The sequence below is a genomic window from Bacteroidota bacterium.
GTAAATAATTCTTCAACCGGAATCCCAAAAAACCTTGCCAGCCTGATGGCTAAAATAGTCGATGGTACAAACCTGCCATTTTCAATGGTATTGATGGTCTTTCTGGTTACCCCAATTTCAGCAGCAAGCTCTTCCTGTGTTATGTCCTTCATCGCCCGCCGAACTTTAATCTGGTTATGTAATTCCCAATTTTCCATATCACTCCCTGTTATAAATTAGACCAGCAAGCAGGACAGATAACACGCCCAAATATAAGGTAGTTTCGGTTACAATCAGTGCAGAAATATTATAAAATGATGAAATCCCGAAAAAGATTACATTGAGGGCCATCAATACCCAGAATCCGCACAAATAAGACTTATATCTGAAAAGTGAATGCAATTCGTCATTTAACGCTTCATTCAATTTGCGGTCGGCTTTAATATCTTTCCGCAACTGGAAATATTTAACCAGGTTGATGCTAAAAATAATCCATCCCAATAATCCCAGCCAGGAGATGATATTAATAATCATCTTTGCGGCAAGCAGATGGTTTAATATGAAATGTCCGAACCATAATGTCCAGCCAATGGTTAGCCAAAGCAGGAGGTGGTACTTTGTCTGATTGAATTGTTCAATGATTGAAGTTTCCATAGCCAAAAATTTAATTATGTAACTTTAAATTAACTTTATATAACCTTTAGGTTACAAATTTAAAATACTTCTTTAAATCCAACAAATTTTTTTAGTTTATTTTTAACATCATTCAATAATAATTTATTTCAAATTATTTAGAATGACTCTATGAAAAAAATGATTTTTCCAAATTTATCCTTTAAATGATGACCTAAAGAATCAAAAAAGACAGGGATACTGATAAAATTCAGGAAAATTTCGAAAATGAAAAACTATTTTTGTAATTTGTGAATATGTTAAAAAAATATATTAACATTGAAATTGAAAGAGTCATGTTTTCAATCCCCCTGCAAAAAGACAGAAGATAGAAAAACATGAGTTTTACGACCTCAAACAAATAAATATTTATGAGACAACAAAAATCAATTTTAATTGCATTTACTTTACTGGCAATGATGACAGGATGCAAAACAAAAGTAACAACAGTCCCTCCGATCAATTTAAAAGATCTGGATCAGACGGTCAAACCCGGAACTGATTTTTATCAATATGCCAACGGGGGCTGGATAAAAAGTCATCCGTTGAAGCCCGAATACAGCCGGTATGGTTCCTTTGACGTGCTCGATGAGAACAACCAGACCATGATCAAGGATTTGGTCATTCAGACTGCAAAAAACAACAACCCGGCAGGCAGCAATGCCCAAAAAATAGGTGATTTTTATTATTCCGGCATGGACTCCGCCGGGATTGAAGCAGCAGGAATTAAACCTTTGGAAAAAGAGTTGGGCAACATCGCTGCCATCAATTCTGTTGATGATGTTCAAAAAGCCATTATTCACCTTCAGGGATTGGGACTGGATCCGCTTTTTAGCTTCTATGGCGAACAGGACAGCAAAAACAGTGCAATGGTTATCAGTCAACTGGCACAAGGCGGACTGGGCATGGCAGACAGGGATTATTACCTGTCAGATGATCCCCGGTCCAAAGAAATCAGAAATGAGTATGTTAAATATATATCGAAAATTTTCCAGTTGCTGGGTGAACAGACTTCTGATGCCGACCGTTACTCACAAATCATCATGGACCTGGAAACGAAGCTGGCTACCGCTTCAATGCCGCGTGTTGACTTAAGAGATCCTTATAAAATATATCACAAGATGAGCCTGGCCGATTTACAGTCACTTTCACCAAACTTCAACTGGCAGTTGTTTTTTGCAGGCATAGGATTGGCTAACCCCGGGGACATCAACGTGTTGCAGCCAGATTTTTATAAAGCCATCAGCAACCTGATGAATACCACTCCGGTAGATAACTGGAAGCTCTATTTGAGATGGAACCTGGTAAACAGCCTGGCACCGTATCTTAGCAGCAATTTCGTAAACACCCGGTTTGCTTTTTACGGAAAGGTAATGAGAGGTACTGAGGTAATTTTGCCGAGGTGGAAACGGGTACTGGCAGCTACAGACGCATCCATGGGCGAGGTTTTGGGCAAATTATACGTTGAGAAATATTTCCCGCCTGAGGCAAAAGCTAAAGTGCTCGATTTGGTTAACAACTTGAAATGGAGCCTGGGTGAACGCATAAAAAACCTGACCTGGATGAGTGACGAGACAAAGGCAAAAGCTCTCGATAAATTATCCACGATCAACGTCAAAATCGGATATCCTGATACATGGAGAGATTTTTCAGGGCTTTCAATTGACAGATCTTCATACTGCAATAACATTCTGATTAGCAGCCGCTTTAATTTCAACTACATGGTATCCAAGATCAATAAGCCGGTCGACCGCAACCAGTGGGACATGACCCCGCAAACGGTAAATGCTTATTATAATCCGACCATGAATGAAATTTGTTTCCCTGCAGGAATCCTGCAACCTCCGTTTTTCAACGTTCATGCCGATGATCCTGTAAATTACGGTGCCATCGGGGTTGTCATAGGCCACGAAATATCCCATGGCTTTGATGATGAAGGCCGTCAATACGACAAAACAGGCAACTTGAACGACTGGTGGACCAAAGAAGATGCTCAAAAGTTCAGTGAGAAAGCTCAGGTACTGGTTAATGAATTCAATTCTTTCACCGTTCTGGATACCATTCATGCCAACGGGAAACTTACTTTGGGTGAAAATCTGGCTGATTTTGGCGGTTTGAACATCTCCTATTATGCCATGCAAAAGGCGTTGAAAGAAAAACCGCTTACTAAAAAAATCGACGGTTTCACTCCCGAACAAAGATTTTACCTTGCATTTGCCCATGTATGGGGACAAAATATCCGGGATAAAGAAATCCTGAGAAGGACCAAGGAAGATGTGCATTCACTGGGCCGTTACAGAGTAAACGGTCCGTTGCCCAACCTTCCGGAATTTCTCAAAGCTTTCAATATTCAATCCGGCGATAAGATGTATCTGTCGCCAGAAAAGAGGGCTGTAATTTGGTAATACGAATTTGTTGATTTAGAAAGGGCAATCGAAAGGTTGCCCTTTTATTATGCTAAAATTGAAAACGCCATTATCTTTGCCTTAGATAATGGCGTTTTTTATAATAACGTCAGTTCGACGTAAGTGAATTATCAAGCCAAATCATCAATAATTTCAATATTTAAAGAGGTTTTTTAGGGGAAAAAGAATAAGTATTAAAGCTGAGAGCAAATTAGTAATAAAATTGGCAAAACTACGGTATCTGGTATGTCCAACCCGATACATATTTTTTATTTCGTCATTAACCCTTTCAATTAAATCTCTTTTCTTTAAAAAAATCTTATCTCTTATAAGCGTTAAGCTGTTTTCATATTCTTACAAATCTTTGCAATCATGTGGGTCCCATCGATAAAAAGTTGTTCAAAAAGACTTTGACTGATATATCCTTTGTTGCCAACGAGTTTTCCAAACACTTTTTATGAAAAGATTGATTTTTCAAAGCCATCTATGGCCTGTTCAACGGAATTATTGAACATAAGACAAGATCTGCCACATATGGAGCTCCCGACTTTGTCAACGTTCTTGATTATTCCTGCCCTATTATTTCTAAATCCATCCGTATTGAACTCCTCCACGAAGGATACACCATTTTTCCTATTTATAATTGAATCAACAAATTCATTAACATTCTTACCGATTGAAGTATGTACTCCAAGTCCGGTGATACAATAGAGTTTTTTTTATTTCTTTACTATTTTTAGCCATTCAGTATTTATATCTTTTCCCCAGTTAGGAGAAATCTTTATTTTGGGTTTGAATGTGCTGTAGCAGCTATCTGCCTTTTCTAAATATGCCTCTGCCTTTTTTTTGTCACCTCCGACGAAAGAAGGCATATTATAATAGGAAATACCAAGTAACATATTCGCTCTAGGATTATTGGGATCTTTCTTAAGCGCAGTTTCCAACTGTGAAAGGGATTGTTTCAGCAAATTGCTTCGTGACATATAGTCAACACTGAACTCTGCCTGAAGGATGTATGCATTAAGGATGCACATCTCATTCATGTCAATTTCCTTTTTAGAACTGGCCTCCTTGTATTCATTTTCTGCCAAAGACAGGTATTTGTCCTTGGACTTGTCGTCTTTCTGAAGATAGCTCATCTTAGCATACAGATAAGCTGAATAATAATTAGGAAGCCATTCATTCTTGTTGACTGAGCCGATTCTGATGAAACTATTATTGGCAGTCAGATAGGACTGTATGTCATTTGCCTTAGACATAACGTCCAGAGCCTTAAGCATTTCATTTTCATAATTCTGTGCGTTTACTGTCATTGTCATGAACAGAAAACTGAAGGTAAAATAAACTAATTTCATAAATATATTATTTTAAAGTTATTAATATTGCGAATGTATAAGTTCTCTTAGCCATTGGCTTTATAGGATACAGGTCATATGTATCATGATCGTTCTTCGCATATGAAAAGCCGAAGACATGGTTCTGTCCAAGCAGGTTCGTTACCGAGAAAAAAAGCGTGACAGGCCATTTTGTATAGCTCGAAAAATCGTATGTATAGTTTATGCACAGGTCGTTATATGGTTTCGTCTTGTCTTTCATGAACTGCTCCACCGGCTTATTAGGATCGTAGTAGTGACGGCCACTCATCCAATTATTCGTCAGTCCCACATTACTGTGTATAGCGCGTATCCAGTGTTTATATACAAATGAGAAATTATGCTTCGAGAAATATTTCGGCATTGCCAGGATAGGAAAATCCCTGTAGTCTCGTTTCGTATCCATAAGGGAATAGCTAATCCAGAAGTCACCTCCAGGAATAGTCTTCTTATCCCTGTAGAATACCTCAAGACCTTTTGCATATCCACTGCCCGCATTATTATATGAATCAGGATTTGTGTCATATGATGTATATTTGATCAGATTGTGATATTTTTTATAATATGCCTCCAGCCTGAATACCCTCTTATTCCTCTCATACTGGTAATCGAGTATAAAGTGCTCTGCCCTTTCAGGCTTAAGCTTTCTGGTGAATTTGAGGTATTCTGACTCCGGATTCTGGAAAAAAGTTCCATATGCGAAAGAGAAAAGACCAAGATCACCGAGGCTGTACGCCAGAGACAGTCGCGGAGAAACCTTGAACAGGTTAAGCACAGAAGAATATTCTGCCCTGACACCCACCCGTGTAGTAAACCTGCGCATGACGTATGACTCTAGTTCTGCATAAGTAGCTATGCTGTGGTCTGTATAATCCAGTTCAGTATCAACCTCATTCCTTTTTATGCTTTCCTTGAAGTAGTTCAGTTGGTAGTCAATACCGTATGACAGCTTGTTTCTATCCGTAATGCTGATTATATCCTTAATCTTGAGCTCACTAAGAAAAAAGTTGTCACATAGGTCAAGATTGTTAAACTGCTCAAGACCGACATTTCTCTTGTCATACGACAATCCAAGTGATATATTCATTGTATTCTTGTCACTTATAGAGAAAACGTATTTATTGTTATTCAACAGTCCGAAACTTTTCAGTTCTGTATCCAGTTCATTCTGTTTCTCATCCTTAATAAAGGTATAATCCATCTCGCTTGTAGGATAATACAGTCCGGATTTATCCATGTTCAAGGAGAACATACTTTTCAGCATTCCTGAGTTACTTGTCTTCTTGAAATAATTGAAAGTAAGGAAATGAGCCTTAGGAGGTGTAGTCCAGTCTATATTCTGCTTTACCACCTTGTAATAAGGATCCAGGTCACTGTGATCGTAAGACAGGACAATCGCCGAATTATTTCTGAACACCCGCTGCATTGAAAGTCCGAATCCCATTGAATATAAATTTATATTCGCCAGGTTGTCCGAAGGCATACTATTCGTCGATAGCACGAGTGCTGATGACAGAGCCTGTCCGTATTCAGCAGAATATCCTCCGGAACTGAACATTGTACCTGAAAACAGGAGAGGTGAAAAGCGCCCTTTTGACGGGACATTTGCCATTGTCTGCCTGTACGGATTCTGCACTAGCAATCCGTTTATGAATGTCCTGGACTCATAAGCCTCACCTCCCCTAACGAACAGTTTACCTTGCTCACCAACGAACTGTGCACCAGGGAGTGTGGACAGGGTACCGTAAATATCAGCTGAGCTGGATGCCGTAAGTACTATGTCCAAAGGCTCAAATGATACCGACTTCACCTTGTCACCAGCTTCAAAGTTGCCTGCAGTAATCTGCACCGCATCCAAAGTGTAATTTTCTTCTTTCAAGCAAATAAATACACTGTCTTTTGTTGGTATTGTCACCTCTATTTCACGATCCATGTACCCGATATACTTAAATACCATGGTCTGCTTGCCTGACAATTTCGTCTCCAGTCTGAAATATCCGTCAAGGTCTGATGAACAGCCGTCATATGAATCCTTTATCATTATGTTTGCACCTGTAAGTGCATTTCGATCTGTACCATACACCCTGCCACATATTACATTCTGACAATAGGCAGACATACCTTGCACTCCAACTAATAAAAGTGCCAATAGTCTTTTCATATAATTCTCTATTTTAACGTCAGTTCGAAGTAAGTGAAGTATTATAAAGTCAAATTATCAATAATTTCGATCAACGAATAATCTATATGTTGATATAGCCTTTCAACGCGTCAACATACGACTCGAAGGCTCGGCGACCTTTCACGGTCATCTTGCAAGTTGTACGAGTTTTCTTCCCGACAAATTCCTTACGTACGCTGATGTATTTAGCTTCTGCAAGTTTGTCAAGCTGCACGCTGAGATTGCCCGCCGTGGAATTTGTCTTCTCCCGCAGATAGACGAAATCAGCCTCTTCCACAGACATGAGTATAGAGACAATAGCCAATCGAAGCTGCGAATGAAGTAAAGGATCTAATTCTTTCAACATGATTTCTTGGCTTTACAATTCAGAATGTGGCCTGGAATAGCCATAATAACAATGAACGACAGGCCGAAGCCAAAGATATTGCCAAAGTACATCATGCCATTCAGATATATAGACACCATCATAGCTAGTGCAAAGAGAATGCCGATAATAGGAATGTAAGTCACATAAGGTTCGCGTACAACGGCTCCAACAATCGATACACCCAGGCAAACGTAAACGAGCGATAATGGCATCATCGGATTCATAATGCCGTAGTTGTGTAAACTGAATGCCGACACTGTGAGCACGATGAACGTAATCACGAACATGATACCAATGATTCTCCATACCTGACTGATCACTCTGTCGGTGTAAGTGACCACAGTCGCAGGGCGATTCTTCTTCAACCTTTCCATAAAGAACCAGAACACGAACATCAGTGCCCAGCACCACGACCAGCCGGGATTGCGGGTAATACCAATGAGCACGCCAATGACAATGGACAATGTCGCAGTGAAGTAACCGAAATACATGAGCACATTGCCCTGTCCAATTCTCAGGTTGTTCTTACTCGTTGCTATCATCCGGGAAATGAGTTCCAAACTCTCTTTCTCATTAATACTTTTCTCTTCCATAATGCCTTTAATTTTTATAAATCGGTTTATAATATAAACTATATAGTGAAAAATAAAAAGAGTATTCCTCTCCTTTTATTTTCACAAAGCAAATATAAACCAGTTTATATTATAAACCATATATTTGTTGATTATTTTTAACTATACTTAATCAATTCGTACAAGTGATTATAGAATAGTCTATCCAATAACTACGCTCACCCATCATTTACTCGGCTTGCTATGCTTAGTCCTCATTGTACAAAAGGAACACGGCCACAAATGTTTTGTAGTCCTGCAACAATCCCAAGAAAGTGTTCCATAACTATCTCAACACTAATATGATAATTTGTCACAACTTTCCGGATAAACCTTGTTCA
It includes:
- a CDS encoding helix-turn-helix transcriptional regulator; amino-acid sequence: MENWELHNQIKVRRAMKDITQEELAAEIGVTRKTINTIENGRFVPSTILAIRLARFFGIPVEELFT
- a CDS encoding M13 family metallopeptidase encodes the protein MRQQKSILIAFTLLAMMTGCKTKVTTVPPINLKDLDQTVKPGTDFYQYANGGWIKSHPLKPEYSRYGSFDVLDENNQTMIKDLVIQTAKNNNPAGSNAQKIGDFYYSGMDSAGIEAAGIKPLEKELGNIAAINSVDDVQKAIIHLQGLGLDPLFSFYGEQDSKNSAMVISQLAQGGLGMADRDYYLSDDPRSKEIRNEYVKYISKIFQLLGEQTSDADRYSQIIMDLETKLATASMPRVDLRDPYKIYHKMSLADLQSLSPNFNWQLFFAGIGLANPGDINVLQPDFYKAISNLMNTTPVDNWKLYLRWNLVNSLAPYLSSNFVNTRFAFYGKVMRGTEVILPRWKRVLAATDASMGEVLGKLYVEKYFPPEAKAKVLDLVNNLKWSLGERIKNLTWMSDETKAKALDKLSTINVKIGYPDTWRDFSGLSIDRSSYCNNILISSRFNFNYMVSKINKPVDRNQWDMTPQTVNAYYNPTMNEICFPAGILQPPFFNVHADDPVNYGAIGVVIGHEISHGFDDEGRQYDKTGNLNDWWTKEDAQKFSEKAQVLVNEFNSFTVLDTIHANGKLTLGENLADFGGLNISYYAMQKALKEKPLTKKIDGFTPEQRFYLAFAHVWGQNIRDKEILRRTKEDVHSLGRYRVNGPLPNLPEFLKAFNIQSGDKMYLSPEKRAVIW
- a CDS encoding transcriptional regulator — encoded protein: MLKELDPLLHSQLRLAIVSILMSVEEADFVYLREKTNSTAGNLSVQLDKLAEAKYISVRKEFVGKKTRTTCKMTVKGRRAFESYVDALKGYINI